Proteins from a genomic interval of Dama dama isolate Ldn47 chromosome 1, ASM3311817v1, whole genome shotgun sequence:
- the LOC133053770 gene encoding olfactory receptor 52N4-like, with protein MIILNQTDLTPALFILTGIPGLEDRHFWISLPFCTMYVVAVVGNCGLLYLIRYEDSLHKSMYYFLAMLSLTDLVMCTTTIPKALCIFWFHLKEISFDECLVQMFFIYAFTGMESGVLMLMALDRYVAICYPLHYSTILTNPIIAKAGLATFLRGVFLVIPLTFIIKRLPYCRGNIIHHTYCDHMAVAKLSCGNIKINVIYGLMVALLIGGFDILCISVSYTMILWAVVSLSSAEARRKAFSTCTAHICAIVFSYSPAFFCFFSHRFGGHRIPPSCHIIVANIYLLLPPTMNPIVYGVKTKQIRDCVIRILLGSKDTKPHSI; from the coding sequence ATGATAATTCTAAACCAAACAGACCTAACACCAGCTTTATTCATTCTTACTGGAATCCCAGGACTGGAGGACAGGCATTTCTGGATTTCTTTGCCATTCTGCACAATGTATGTTGTGGCTGTGGTTGGTAATTGTGGACTCCTCTACCTCATTCGATATGAGGATTCCTTGCACAAGTCCATGTAttactttttggccatgctgtctCTAACTGACCTTGTCATGTGCACTACTACAATTCCTAAAGCCCTCTGCATCTTCTGGTTCCATCTCAAGGAAATTAGCTTTGATGAGTGCCTGGTCCAGATGTTCTTCATCTATGCCTTCACAGGGATGGAGTCTGGGGTGCTTATGCTTATGGCCTtagaccgctatgtggccatctgctaCCCTCTGCATTACTCAACTATCCTCACCAATCCTATCATTGCAAAGGCTGGGCTTGCCACTTTCCTGAGAGGTGTGTTCCTTGTCATTCCCTTGACTTTCATCATCAAAAGACTACCCTATTGCAGAGGCAATATAATACACCATACCTACTGTGACCACATGGCTGTAGCCAAATTATCTTGTGGAAATATCAAGATCAATGTCATCTATGGTCTAATGGTTGCCCTCCTGATTGGCGGTTTTGACATCTTGTGCATCTCAGTCTCCTACACCATGATCCTCTGGGCGGTGGTCAGCCTCTCCTCCGCAGAAGCTCGGCGGAAGGCCTTCAGCACCTGCACTGCCCACATCTGTGCTATAGTTTTCTCCTACAGCCCagccttcttttgtttcttttcccacCGCTTTGGGGGTCACAGGATTCCTCCATCATGCCACATCATTGTGGCCAATATTTATTTGCTCTTGCCTCCCACTATGAACCCTATCGTCTATGGAGTGAAAACCAAGCAGATACGAGACTGTGTCATAAGGATCCTTTTAGGTTCTAAGGATACTAAACCCCACAGCATATGA